From Mycosarcoma maydis chromosome 16, whole genome shotgun sequence, a single genomic window includes:
- a CDS encoding uncharacterized protein (related to YPD1 - two-component phosphorelay intermediate) — protein MSSEAGVDAASGSAGDLSPLIIDMDIFSQLLEMDDEDDREFSKSIVWNYFDQAITTFKEMDVALDTKNLTELSTLGHFLKGSSAAVGVIKVRDSCEHMQHYGKCHGEDGISDLTEDEALKKLTATLRDVKVQYREAAKALKAFYDEQDAEEANEANDDDDDDEEQQQDVPKHDAESNDPDVAPPA, from the exons ATGTCGAGTGAAGCT GGCGTCGACGCAGCCAGCGGCTCAGCAGGCGACCTTTCGCCATTGATCATCGACATGGACATCTTCTCGCAAttgctcgagatggacgacgaggacgaccgCGAATTCTCCAAGAGCATCGTGTGGAACTACTTTGACCAAGCCATCACCACTTTCAAAGAGATGGACGTGGCGCTAGACACAAAAAATCTTACGGAGCTGTCGACGCTCGGTCACTTTCTCAAAGGCTCCTCCGCAGCCGTGGGCGTAATCAAGGTGCGCGATAGCTGCGAGCACATGCAGCACTATGGCAAGTGCCATGGCGAGGATGGTATCAGCGATTTGACTGAAGAtgaggcgctcaagaagctcacTGCAACGCTTAGGGATGTTAAGGTACAGTACAGGGAGGCGGCTAAGGCGTTGAAGGCGTTTtacgacgagcaggatgcGGAGGAGGCTAACGAagccaacgacgacgacgacgacgacgaggaacagcagcaagacgtACCAAAACATGACGCAGAGTCAAATGATCCTGACGTCGCACCGCCCGCTTAA
- a CDS encoding putative porin: MAPALVSQPVPPSWKDLGKAAGDLLSKDYPIHGNSLEVKTKTPNGVTFRVLGIRDSKSQAINGDLEAKWEDRKNGVTFTQAWSTANVLRNHIELENHIAKGLKLELVSTLVPEKQTKNALFASTYKQPGLHTRQHLDLFKGPTFTADAVLGRDGFLAGAEASYDVKAGKLSRYNLGAGFHAPDYAVTFHGLGNLSTYSASYYHRVNADTEAGARATYDSKSPNSNVNLEVGTKTYLDNAAFVKAKINNAGILCLGYTQALRPGVKASFGLALDTFKLSDSNATANAHKLGASVTFEA, from the coding sequence ATGGCTCCTGCTCTCGTTTCCCAGCCCGTCCCCCCTTCCTGGAAGGACCTTGGCAAGGCCGCCGGTGATCTCCTTTCCAAGGACTACCCCATCCACGGCAACTCGCTCGAGGTCAAGACTAAGACCCCCAACGGCGTCACCTTCCGCGTTCTCGGTATCCGTGACTCCAAGTCGCAGGCCATCAACGGCGACCTCGAGGCCAAGTGGGAGGACCGCAAAAACGGTGTCACCTTTACCCAAGCCTGGTCCACCGCCAACGTTCTCCGCAACCACATTGAGCTCGAGAACCACATCGCCAAGGGCCtcaagcttgagcttgtctcCACCCTCGTCCCCGAGAAGCAGACCAAGAACGCCCTCTTTGCTTCCACCTACAAACAGCCCGGTCTGCACACTCGCCAGCACCTTGACCTCTTCAAGGGCCCCACCTTCACTGCCGACGCTGTTCTCGGCCGTGACGGTTTCCTCGCCGGTGCCGAGGCGAGCTACGACGTCAAGGCCGGCAAGCTGAGCCGCTACAACCTCGGTGCCGGCTTCCACGCCCCTGACTACGCCGTCACATTCCACGGTCTCGGCAACCTGTCGACCTACTCGGCCAGCTACTACCACCGTGTCAACGCTGACACTGAGGCCGGTGCCCGTGCCACCTACGACTCGAAGAGCCCCAACTCGAACGTCAACCTCGAGGTCGGTACCAAGACCTACCTTGACAACGCCGCTTtcgtcaaggccaagatcaacaaTGCCGGTATCCTCTGCCTCGGCTACACCCAGGCCCTACGCCCCGGTGTTAAGGCCTCGTTCGGTCTGGCTCTTGACACTTTCAAGCTCAGCGACTCGAACGCCACTGCCAATGCCCACAAGCTCGGTGCTTCGGTCACCTTTGAGGCTTAA
- a CDS encoding uncharacterized protein (related to IGO2 - protein required for initiation of G0 program), whose protein sequence is MLPAQRNKIDISSLNEEEQKLFRLYGKLPKKDLLQNKLKERKYFDSGDYALSKAGKAPQQSVGTAIPNPEMIPHASTVTSPGVNAVSPPGSLPGQPGAPQSLPVNVPGAASLTSRPQVSAFPISGAGSSPGKEASSLGREEHVVNADDAMQD, encoded by the coding sequence ATGCTTCCAGCTCAGCGAAACAAGATTGACATCTCGTCGCTgaacgaagaagagcagaAGCTTTTCCGTCTTTACGGCAAGCTTCCCAAGAAGGACCTGCTTCagaacaagctcaaggagcGCAAGTACTTTGACTCGGGCGATTATGCCCTCTCGAAAGCTGGAAAGGCACCACAGCAGTCGGTCGGTACCGCCATTCCCAACCCAGAGATGATTCCGCACGCTTCGACCGTCACTTCGCCGGGCGTGAATGCCGTTTCGCCCCCTGGCTCATTGCCTGGTCAACCAGGCGCTCCTCAGTCCCTACCCGTCAACGTTCCTGGCGCTGCAAGCCTCACATCGCGTCCACAGGTGAGCGCATTCCCCATCAGTGGAGCCGGCTCGAGTCCTGGCAAGGAGGCGAGTTCGCTCGGTCGAGAAGAGCACGTCGTTAATGCCGACGATGCCATGCAGGACTGA
- a CDS encoding uncharacterized protein (related to Cytochrome P450) produces the protein MQVKLSSSSLVSESVLGKLAATAHSHRPTTFIGYVALAIGTVVLLLGLLITYSLAKMLYRTTIYHYYISPLRHLPGPDPKPFLGNVEEFAKKPGAGAELDWSRKYNKDGVYRSTFLFGREAIHFHRPKALRQILVEDPYTYPKPALAWKLLGLIAGYGLLTVEGDTHRKMRKTMNPAFSLTNLIEQFPVYYAKIYPLVDVLNQKVEESPEESAVIDCDAWVNKALLDIICLTAFGYDADSVNNPSNELASAYHAVTSMQNGRNQARLNLLLNLPFGDTVLDWASDTSGWDWFLKRCKPGTAWQTFFQLLNGMHRIKNVSKEILYKQLNSGERAAQGGQFKAIIDIIEESYLTENDGKPKSLKQAERDMITQVLTFLGAGHETTASGVSWTLWNLATHQDIQDKLRKECKGLMDQDDRPPYSAIKGLAYLDAVINESMRITPPVPRTIRMASKASYIDGIYIPKNTLLPISNRAINMDPTVWGEDADEFKPERWFNLPDKYDRTFSMITFIAGAHACIGRTMSYLEMKAVICILVSNFKFEPVSKDQSPIMDTLITMKPQGGLELRVSKV, from the coding sequence atGCAGGTCAAACTatccagctcgtcgctcgtgAGCGAGTCGGTGCTGGGCAAGCTCGCTGCCACCGCACACAGCCACAGACCTACCACGTTCATCGGCTATGTCGCTCTGGCCATCGGCACGGTAGTGTTGCTCCTTGGTTTGCTCATCACGTATTCACTTGCAAAGATGCTCTACAGAACCACGATCTACCATTACTATATTTCTCCGCTGCGACATCTCCCCGGACCCGATCCGAAACCCTTCCTCGGCAACGTGGAAGAGTTCGCCAAGAAGCCCGGCGCTGGTGCAGAGTTGGATTGGTCGCGTAAGTACAACAAGGACGGCGTTTACCGTAGCACGTTCTTGTTTGGTCGCGAGGCGATTCACTTCCACCGTCCCAAAGCCCTGCGTCAGATCTTGGTCGAGGATCCGTACACGTATCCCAAGCCTGCGTTAGCATGGAAGCTCCTCGGGCTCATTGCAGGCTACGGTTTACTGACGGTGGAAGGTGATACGCATaggaagatgaggaagaCCATGAACCCGGCATTCTCGCTCACCAATCTGATCGAGCAGTTTCCTGTCTACTATGCCAAGATCTACCCGCTGGTGGACGTTCTGAATCAGAAGGTGGAAGAGTCTCCCGAAGAGTCTGCGGTCATTGATTGCGACGCATGGGTCAACAAGGCTTTGCTTGACATTATCTGTCTCACTGCGTTTGGATACGATGCCGACTCGGTCAACAACCCTAGCAATGAGCTTGCTTCAGCCTATCATGCCGTGACGAGTATGCAGAACGGCCGCAATCAGGCGCGACTCAATCTCTTGCTCAACCTACCTTTTGGCGACACGGTGCTCGACTGGGCTTCGGACACAAGCGGCTGGGACTGGTTCCTGAAGCGATGCAAACCTGGCACGGCCTGGCAGACCTTCTttcagctgctcaacggcATGCACCGCATCAAGAACGTATCCAAAGAGATTCTGTACAAGCAGCTCAATTCAGGCGAGCGCGCCGCTCAAGGAGGACAGTTCAAGGCGATCATCGACATTATCGAAGAATCCTACCTCACTGAGAATGACGGCAAGCCCAAGAGTCTCAAACAGGCTGAACGTGATATGATCACGCAGGTGCTGACGTTCCTCGGTGCGGGACATGAGACCACTGCTTCCGGTGTCTCTTGGACGCTTTGGAATCTGGCAACACACCAGGACATTCAAGACAAGCTGCGAAAAGAGTGCAAGGGCTTGATggaccaagacgatcgacCGCCTTACTCGGCCATCAAAGGTCTTGCCTACCTGGATGCGGTGATCAACGAATCCATGCGCATCACACCCCCGGTCCCACGCACCATACGAATGGCCAGCAAAGCCTCTTACATCGACGGCATTTACATCCCCAAAAACACTCTGCTACCCATCTCGAACCGTGCCATTAACATGGATCCCACCGTATGGGGCGAGGACGCCGACGAGTTTAAACCTGAACGATGGTTCAACCTGCCCGACAAGTACGACCGTACTTTCAGCATGATCACCTTCATCGCCGGCGCTCATGCCTGCATCGGTCGAACCATGAGCTACCTCGAAATGAAGGCCgtcatctgcatcctcgTGTCCAACTTCAAGTTCGAACCTGTCTCCAAGGATCAAAGCCCGATCATGGATACCCTAATCACCATGAAACCCCAGGGCGGTCTCGAGCTCAGGGTCTCCAAGGTTTGA
- a CDS encoding uncharacterized protein (related to curved dna-binding protein), with product MSNTKPAAAAAASSEKPESFNDSILPKYKVAGEISAKAIKAVIAAAGEGKSVLELCNVGDKVLEEETAAVYKGKSIAKGIAFPTTLSLNNVVCNYSPLPTDEEQITLKKGDVVKVQLGAYIDGLPAITAETFVVGADKSNPVEGRSADAIKAALVAADVAIRVMKPGVLNTEVSKEIEAAIKQFDCKAVEGMQTNQFSKNEIDAKKKIVLNAEPGSRPDTIKLEEDEIYGVDISVTTSAEGKTRSDDSKTTIYRKTNNTYLLKLQTSRKVLSEIQKKAASFPFNLKSLEDVRRARIGVQECAKHGLLTPFHVLEDSDKKAITAQIFFTVAVNAKGAIRITPAPTWANDDILKPSKQITDEKIKALLSTAVRQTKKKNKPVPATAA from the coding sequence ATGTCGAACACAAAGcccgccgctgccgccgctgcttcaagcgagaagcccgAGAGCTTCAACGACAGCATCCTGCCCAAGTACAAGGTGGCTGGTGAGATCTCTGCCAAAGCGATCAAGGCTGTgatcgcagcagctggcgaGGGCAAGAGCGTCCTGGAGCTGTGCAACGTCGGAGACAAAGtgctcgaggaggagaCCGCTGCAGTGTACAAGGGAAAAAGCATCGCCAAGGGCATCGCATTCCCCACGACGCTTTCGTTGAACAACGTGGTGTGCAACTACTCGCCTTTGCCTACGGATGAGGAGCAGATCACCTTGAAGAAGGGCGACGTTGTCAAGGTTCAATTGGGAGCTTATATCGACGGTCTTCCCGCTATCACGGCCGAGACGTTTGTCGTGGGTGCCGACAAGTCGAACCCTGTAGAGGGCCGATCGGCTGATGCGATCAAGGCTGCGCTCGTTGCCGCCGACGTGGCAATCCGAGTGATGAAGCCCGGCGTGCTCAACACCGAGGTGAGCAAGGAGATCGAAGCCGCCATCAAGCAGTTTGACTGCAAAGCCGTCGAGGGAATGCAAACCAACCAGTTCTCCAAAAACGAAATCGacgccaagaagaaaatTGTCCTCAACGCCGAACCCGGTTCGCGCCCCGacacgatcaagctcgaagaggacgagattTACGGCGTCGACATCTCGGTCACCACGTCGGCCGAAGGCAAAACGCGCTCCGACGACAGCAAGACTACCATCTACCGCAAAACCAACAACACGTACCTGCTCAAACTGCAAACCTCGCGAAAAGTGCTTTCCGAGATCCAGAAGAAAGCCGCTTCGTTCCCATTCAACCTCAAGAGCCTCGAAGACGTCAGGAGGGCCCGAATCGGAGTGCAGGAGTGCGCAAAGCACGGTCTCCTCACCCCGTTCCACGTGCTCGAGGACAGCGACAAGAAGGCCATCACCGCACAGATCTTCTTCACCGTCGCTGTCAACGCAAAGGGCGCTATCAGGATCACCCCCGCCCCCACCTGGGCAAACGACGACATCCTCAAGCCATCCAAGCAGATCACCGAcgaaaagatcaaggcCCTCCTCTCCACCGCTGTTCGCCAGacaaagaagaagaacaagCCCGTCCCCGCCACTGCCGCCTAA